A window of the Hydrogenobacter sp. genome harbors these coding sequences:
- the efp gene encoding elongation factor P gives MAVKIDINSVQRDMFIEHAGQPYRVLDYEHVKPGKGQAFVRVKAKNMQTGNVIEITYKSSDTIELADFEQVFAEYSYNDGSNYYFISQQTYEMIPVPAENIKEEIKFLKEGMTVVVFLYKGQPIGIELPKHVELKVVETDPAFKGDTAAGGSKPAKLETGAVVQVPFFVNEGDIIKVDTRKGVYIERVK, from the coding sequence ATGGCGGTGAAGATAGACATAAACAGCGTGCAGAGAGATATGTTCATCGAGCATGCGGGACAACCATACAGAGTGCTTGATTACGAACATGTAAAACCCGGTAAAGGGCAGGCTTTTGTGAGGGTCAAGGCAAAAAATATGCAGACAGGTAACGTCATTGAGATCACGTACAAGTCATCGGATACCATTGAGCTTGCAGACTTTGAACAAGTCTTTGCGGAATACTCTTACAATGACGGTAGCAATTACTACTTTATAAGTCAGCAAACTTACGAGATGATACCTGTGCCTGCGGAAAACATAAAAGAGGAAATAAAGTTTTTAAAGGAAGGTATGACGGTAGTTGTGTTTCTCTATAAGGGTCAACCTATAGGCATAGAGCTTCCCAAGCATGTGGAACTCAAAGTTGTTGAAACAGATCCAGCCTTCAAAGGTGATACTGCAGCTGGCGGTTCAAAACCTGCTAAGCTGGAAACAGGTGCTGTAGTTCAGGTGCCTTTCTTTGTCAACGAGGGAGACATAATAAAAGTTGACACGAGAAAGGGTGTTTATATTGAGAGAGTCAAGTGA
- a CDS encoding SAM-dependent chlorinase/fluorinase, with the protein MRPTVALLTDFGTKDGFVGAMKGVMLSINPDLQIVDITHNIEPFNILEGALILKAHYRYFPQDTIFLCVVDPGVGSSRKPLALKCGKYTFVGPHNGIFDLALKDIGMDILAYQIERYTLPRWNETFHGRDVFAPICAYLSTGLPLHEVGRSFEYNYMLKWEDPLSDGKKVKGKIIYFDRFGNCVTNVPCGNFTMGEFRGEKLCVVSHFLQQKVKKPALLCGSFGFMELFIPLDSAKDKLKVSLGEEIIFYLP; encoded by the coding sequence GTGCGACCTACGGTAGCTTTACTTACAGATTTTGGCACGAAAGATGGTTTTGTAGGTGCTATGAAAGGTGTGATGCTATCTATAAACCCTGATCTTCAGATAGTTGATATAACCCATAATATCGAACCTTTTAATATTCTTGAAGGTGCTTTGATACTTAAAGCTCACTACAGATACTTTCCACAAGATACTATCTTTCTTTGCGTTGTTGATCCCGGCGTAGGATCTTCAAGAAAACCCTTAGCTTTAAAATGTGGCAAATACACTTTTGTAGGTCCTCACAACGGAATTTTTGATCTCGCTTTGAAAGATATAGGTATGGATATACTTGCCTATCAGATAGAGCGTTACACACTTCCAAGATGGAACGAAACTTTTCATGGAAGAGATGTCTTTGCTCCTATCTGTGCTTACTTAAGTACCGGATTGCCACTGCATGAGGTAGGAAGATCTTTTGAGTACAATTACATGTTAAAGTGGGAAGATCCTCTTTCTGATGGGAAAAAGGTAAAAGGAAAGATAATTTACTTTGATAGATTCGGGAACTGTGTAACAAACGTTCCTTGTGGCAATTTCACAATGGGCGAGTTCAGAGGAGAAAAACTATGCGTAGTATCCCATTTTTTGCAACAGAAAGTAAAAAAGCCAGCTCTCTTGTGTGGAAGCTTCGGCTTTATGGAGCTTTTTATACCTCTTGATAGTGCAAAAGACAAACTGAAGGTAAGCTTGGGAGAGGAAATCATCTTCTACCTTCCTTAA
- the accB gene encoding acetyl-CoA carboxylase biotin carboxyl carrier protein produces MDRDFIKEIISLVKGSDIKSLSIETEGLRIHIETYQKEYPQRAEVHREIKHVEILPPSEEATQEKHLHVIKSPLVGTFYRSPSPGAPPFVEVDDIVSPGQVLCIIEALKVMNEIESDVRGRVVKILVENGETVEYGQPLFLIDTSV; encoded by the coding sequence ATGGACAGAGATTTCATAAAGGAGATCATAAGTCTCGTGAAAGGAAGCGATATAAAAAGTTTGAGTATAGAAACGGAGGGATTGAGAATTCACATTGAAACTTATCAGAAGGAATACCCACAAAGGGCTGAGGTACATAGAGAGATCAAACATGTGGAAATCTTACCACCTTCCGAAGAAGCCACACAGGAAAAGCACTTGCATGTAATAAAAAGTCCCTTGGTGGGTACCTTTTACAGATCTCCCTCTCCCGGTGCGCCACCCTTTGTAGAGGTTGACGATATCGTATCACCTGGTCAAGTACTTTGTATAATAGAAGCTCTCAAGGTTATGAACGAGATAGAAAGTGATGTAAGAGGCAGGGTAGTGAAGATACTTGTTGAAAACGGAGAGACGGTAGAATACGGTCAGCCGCTTTTTCTAATAGA